One genomic region from Clostridium saccharobutylicum DSM 13864 encodes:
- the aroB gene encoding 3-dehydroquinate synthase, producing the protein MEELVVDLKERSYPIIIKKGLIDEINLEISKIYKGKKIFILTDKNVDAHYGDKIKSNLVNEGYNVKLMVLEPGEETKSFNTLPLIYNELLDFKFTRSDLIITLGGGVIGDLGGFVASTFLRGVPFVQIPTSLLAQVDSSVGGKVAVDLERGKNLVGSFYHPKLVLIDPNVLETLSDRFFTDGMAEVIKYGCIKDKEFFYFLKSLKTKKEVMNNIEKIIHKCCFIKKCVVENDEKDTGERMLLNFGHTLGHAIETYYNFKKFTHGEAVAIGMYEISKISEEKGISEKGISQDIKEILIQYGLPYEVEIEDNSKILDTISLDKKNIDNVLKVVLLKRIGDSFLEKTDVKFFS; encoded by the coding sequence ATGGAAGAGTTAGTTGTGGATTTAAAGGAAAGAAGTTATCCGATTATCATAAAAAAGGGATTAATTGATGAAATTAATTTAGAGATAAGTAAAATCTACAAAGGGAAAAAGATATTTATACTAACAGATAAAAATGTAGATGCACATTATGGAGATAAAATTAAGAGCAATTTAGTTAATGAAGGATATAATGTTAAGTTAATGGTTTTAGAGCCAGGTGAAGAAACTAAGTCTTTTAATACTCTTCCTTTAATTTATAATGAACTTTTAGATTTTAAGTTTACAAGAAGTGATTTAATAATAACTCTTGGTGGAGGAGTTATTGGAGATTTAGGAGGATTTGTAGCATCAACATTTTTAAGAGGAGTGCCATTTGTTCAAATACCTACATCATTACTTGCTCAAGTTGATAGTAGCGTAGGTGGAAAAGTTGCAGTTGATTTAGAAAGAGGGAAAAACTTAGTAGGAAGCTTTTATCATCCTAAGTTAGTTTTAATAGATCCTAATGTGTTAGAAACTTTAAGTGATAGATTTTTTACAGATGGTATGGCTGAAGTTATCAAGTATGGATGTATAAAAGATAAAGAGTTCTTTTATTTCTTAAAAAGTTTAAAAACTAAAAAGGAAGTTATGAACAATATTGAAAAAATTATTCACAAATGTTGCTTTATAAAAAAGTGTGTTGTGGAAAACGATGAAAAAGATACAGGGGAAAGAATGTTATTAAATTTTGGACACACCCTAGGGCATGCTATAGAAACATACTATAATTTTAAGAAGTTTACTCATGGGGAAGCTGTTGCAATAGGTATGTATGAAATAAGCAAAATTTCAGAGGAAAAAGGAATTAGTGAAAAAGGTATATCGCAAGATATTAAGGAAATATTAATTCAATACGGACTTCCTTATGAAGTTGAGATTGAAGATAATTCAAAGATATTAGATACTATATCACTAGATAAAAAAAATATTGATAATGTTCTAAAAGTTGTATTACTA